The Chryseobacterium indicum genome includes a window with the following:
- a CDS encoding helix-turn-helix domain-containing protein, which yields MTREQLKTELGKRIIRLREQKGWSQSDFARACNKDRQAIEKLENGKVNPTLYTLLELAIALEVSLSELVDLK from the coding sequence ATGACCAGAGAACAGCTAAAGACAGAATTGGGTAAAAGAATTATTAGGCTTCGCGAACAGAAAGGGTGGAGCCAGTCGGATTTTGCCCGTGCCTGTAATAAAGACCGACAGGCAATTGAAAAATTGGAAAACGGAAAAGTAAATCCTACACTTTATACTTTGCTGGAATTGGCTATTGCTTTGGAAGTTTCTTTGTCTGAACTGGTGGATTTAAAATGA
- a CDS encoding SymE family type I addiction module toxin, whose amino-acid sequence MNSRKLKIHSRFQKSSNQLIIVPEIRLRGKWLDELGFGKGKMVNIQQKKNKLIITVDEL is encoded by the coding sequence ATGAATTCAAGAAAACTTAAAATCCATTCAAGATTTCAGAAAAGCAGCAATCAACTCATCATCGTTCCGGAAATCCGCCTCAGAGGAAAATGGCTTGATGAACTGGGTTTCGGAAAAGGAAAAATGGTGAATATTCAGCAGAAGAAAAATAAACTGATTATTACCGTTGATGAGTTATAA